One genomic window of Wolbachia endosymbiont (group B) of Eucosma cana includes the following:
- a CDS encoding IS3-like element ISWpi17 family transposase (programmed frameshift): MATKKYEPELKAKIALEAIKNQKSTAEICSEYKIPSTNLYDWRDRVLARLKDLFVEESESARKQRILAQEIESLHKVIGELTVENSYLKKKFTEISKKDRVRFIEKDSDLSIRKQADLLGICRSSLYYRPIINNESEVANLIQEVYLASDCRYGYRKITAEIIASGVVVNHKKILRIMKKMKISGLYCRKRCNTSIKEKKHKIYPYLLKDLIICRVNQVWATDITYIMVEGKFIYFVAIMDLYSRYIIAHSLSPYLDAGFCLYTLKEALKQGKPEIFNSDQGVQFTSYNFIMELERANIKISMDHKGRCFDNIFVERLWRTLKQEAIYYYRPNSIRDLNLIINDFVAWYNYRRRHQTLHYKVPADLYYHKQ, translated from the exons ATGGCAACAAAAAAATATGAACCAGAGTTAAAAGCAAAGATAGCTTTGGAAGCAATAAAAAATCAAAAAAGCACAGCTGAGATATGTAGTGAATATAAAATACCATCAACAAATCTATATGATTGGCGTGATAGAGTATTGGCAAGGTTAAAAGACCTATTTGTTGAAGAAAGTGAAAGTGCGAGAAAACAAAGAATCTTAGCGCAAGAAATAGAAAGTTTACATAAAGTAATAGGAGAATTGACAGTGGAAAATAGCTATTTGAAAAAAAAAT TTACTGAAATAAGCAAAAAAGATAGAGTAAGGTTTATAGAAAAAGATTCTGATCTGTCAATTAGGAAACAGGCTGATTTATTGGGGATTTGCAGATCTAGCCTATATTATAGGCCTATAATTAATAACGAAAGTGAAGTAGCAAATTTGATTCAAGAAGTATATTTGGCTTCTGATTGCCGTTATGGATATCGTAAAATTACTGCTGAAATCATAGCGAGTGGAGTAGTAGTCAATCACAAAAAAATCTTAAGAATTATGAAAAAAATGAAGATTAGTGGGCTGTATTGTAGAAAAAGATGTAATACAAGTATTAAAGAAAAAAAGCATAAAATATATCCTTATTTACTCAAAGATTTGATTATTTGTAGAGTTAATCAGGTATGGGCTACTGATATAACATATATTATGGTAGAAGGTAAGTTTATCTATTTTGTGGCAATAATGGACTTGTATAGTCGCTATATTATTGCTCATTCATTATCACCATATCTCGATGCTGGATTTTGCCTTTATACTCTCAAAGAAGCTCTAAAACAAGGTAAACCTGAGATTTTTAATAGTGATCAGGGGGTGCAGTTTACTAGCTACAACTTTATTATGGAATTAGAGCGTGCTAATATTAAAATCAGTATGGACCATAAAGGACGTTGCTTCGACAATATATTTGTTGAGCGCTTATGGAGAACTTTAAAGCAAGAAGCTATATATTATTATAGACCAAATAGTATCAGAGATTTAAATCTTATAATAAATGATTTTGTTGCTTGGTATAACTATAGAAGGCGACATCAGACTCTACATTATAAAGTTCCTGCTGATCTTTATTATCATAAACAGTAA
- a CDS encoding recombinase family protein, translated as MTTVALYARVSSRKQEQNNTIESQVVELERRIATDEHKLLNENKFKDNGFSGWNLKREGLRDKVGEGEINKIYIHSPIKKIFAPDDIT; from the coding sequence ATGACAACAGTGGCCTTATATGCAAGAGTTTCATCGAGGAAACAAGAACAGAACAATACAATAGAGAGTCAAGTTGTAGAGCTTGAGCGTAGAATTGCTACAGATGAACATAAATTATTGAATGAGAATAAATTTAAGGACAATGGCTTTAGTGGGTGGAATTTAAAACGAGAAGGTTTACGAGATAAAGTAGGAGAAGGTGAAATTAATAAAATTTACATTCATTCACCTATCAAGAAAATCTTCGCACCAGATGATATTACTTGA
- a CDS encoding recombinase family protein produces MILLEEFEKEGAEVIFLNYKTENNPESKLLLGVQGLISEYECAKIMERSRRGKLHAARKGCISVMGLWIPLYKACSQRRSKV; encoded by the coding sequence ATGATATTACTTGAAGAGTTTGAGAAAGAAGGAGCAGAAGTAATATTCCTAAATTATAAGACTGAAAATAATCCAGAGTCAAAATTATTGCTAGGAGTACAAGGATTAATCTCAGAATACGAATGTGCAAAGATAATGGAAAGAAGTCGAAGGGGAAAACTCCATGCAGCAAGGAAAGGGTGTATAAGTGTAATGGGCTTATGGATACCGCTATATAAAGCATGTAGTCAGAGAAGAAGCAAAGTTTGA
- a CDS encoding recombinase family protein has translation MRKLFEWIGQSLKETTRRHITAPKGRRNWHSGTVCRMLRNPAYKGQAAFGKTNQ, from the coding sequence GTGCGTAAACTGTTTGAGTGGATAGGTCAGAGCTTAAAAGAAACTACAAGAAGGCATATTACTGCTCCAAAGGGCAGAAGAAATTGGCATTCAGGTACAGTGTGTAGAATGTTGAGGAATCCAGCATACAAAGGACAAGCAGCATTTGGTAAAACGAATCAATAA